One genomic window of Phoenix dactylifera cultivar Barhee BC4 chromosome 6, palm_55x_up_171113_PBpolish2nd_filt_p, whole genome shotgun sequence includes the following:
- the LOC103713365 gene encoding pentatricopeptide repeat-containing protein At2g22410, mitochondrial gives MVFTTLSQPRSISHLVNLLSNPPVSLLRTCLRYSHNQNPNFTTNQASLSTDHILSLLERCSTLDQVKQIQAQMILSGIISDAFAASRLIAVCSFADPPKLLYGSMILRKLENPNVFSWNVVIRGCSGGDDPRESILLYKLMLHSNARPDKYTYPFLFKACAKMVDFQLGMELFGHAFQLGWRSHFYVINALIHMIAMCGRLGDARKLFDGSCVRDLVSWNTMIHTYVQSGCPREALELFREMEVGKVRPDEVTMIGLVSCCTQLQDLDLGKQFHQYIEENEIKFTVPLTNSLMDMYVKCGSLEPALALFDRMTKRTVVSWTTMIVGYAKFGLLDAAQRVFREMPERDVIPWNALIAGYVQCKRGKEAITLFHDMQTSHVKPNEVTMGTLLSACSQLGALEMGMWVHHCINKHGFPLNVALGTALVDMYAKCGNIQKSLRVFREIPERNALTWTAMICGLASHGHADDAIKHFLKMTEIGLQPDEVTFVGVLSACCHAGLVDEGRIFFDQMTSKYKLVRKLKHYSCMVDLLGRAGLLDEAEELVKAMPMEPDAVVWGALFFACRIHGNVAMGERAALRLLELDPHDSGIYVLLANMYVEANMRDEADKVRVLMRKMGVEKTPGCSSIEVNGMVHEFIARDKFHPECKEIYKCLLQLGRQMEHHGRIPSTS, from the coding sequence ATGGTCTTTACCACTCTCTCTCAACCCCGTTCCATCTCCCACCTTGTAAATCTCCTCTCAAACCCCCCCGTTTCTCTTCTCCGCACTTGCTTGCGCTATTCTCACAATCAAAATCCGAACTTTACAACAAACCAGGCCTCATTATCAACAGACCACATCCTCTCCCTCTTGGAAAGATGCAGCACGTTGGACCAAGTGAAGCAAATTCAAGCTCAGATGATCCTTTCCGGCATAATCTCAGACGCATTTGCTGCGAGCCGCCTCATTGCCGTCTGTTCTTTTGCGGACCCTCCCAAGCTTCTCTATGGCAGTATGATTCTGAGAAAGCTGGAAAACCCGAATGTCTTCTCTTGGAATGTTGTAATTCGAGGATGCTCCGGTGGCGATGACCCAAGAGAATCGATTTTGTTGTATAAATTGATGCTTCATAGCAATGCTCGGCCCGACAAATATACGTACCCATTCTTGTTCAAGGCTTGTGCTAAAATGGTGGATTTTCAATTGGGAATGGAGTTGTTTGGCCATGCTTTTCAATTGGGTTGGCGCTCCCATTTTTATGTGATCAATGCATTGATTCATATGATTGCGATGTGTGGTAGATTAGGAGATGCACGTAAATTGTTTGATGGAAGTTGTGTCAGAGATTTAGTTTCTTGGAATACTATGATTCATACCTATGTTCAAAGTGGATGTCCTAGAGAAGCCTTGGAACTCTTTCGAGAAATGGAGGTGGGGAAGGTTAGGCCCGATGAGGTGACGATGATAGGACTTGTCTCATGTTGTACCCAGTTACAAGATTTAGATCTTGGAAAGCAATTTCATCAATACATAGAAgaaaatgagataaaatttacgGTTCCTTTGACTAATTCACTCATGGATATGTATGTAAAATGTGGGAGTTTAGAGCCAGCACTAGCATTGTTTGATAGAATGACGAAGAGGACAGTGGTCTCTTGGACCACAATGATCGTTGGGTATGCAAAATTTGGATTGCTGGATGCTGCTCAAAGGGTCTTTAGAGAGATGCCAGAGAGAGATGTCATACCATGGAATGCTTTGATAGCTGGGTATGTTCAGTGCAAGAGAGGTAAAGAGGCAATaacgttgtttcatgacatGCAAACTTCACATGTAAAGCCCAATGAGGTCACTATGGGTACTCTTCTGTCAGCATGCTCCCAACTTGGAGCCCTAGAGATGGGGATGTGGGTCCATCATTGCATCAATAAACATGGCTTCCCTTTAAATGTTGCACTGGGGACTGCTCTGGTGGATATGTATGCAAAGTGTGGGAATATTCAGAAGTCATTACGGGTATTCAGAGAGATACCTGAAAGAAATGCACTAACTTGGACAGCTATGATTTGTGGTTTGGCCAGTCATGGGCATGCAGATGATGCCATCAAGCACTTTTTAAAGATGACAGAAATTGGGTTACAACCTGATGAGGTTACCTTTGTAGGGGTTCTATCAGCCTGTTGTCATGCTGGTTTGGTTGATGAGGGTAGGATATTCTTTGACCAAATGACATCAAAGTATAAACTTGTGCGGAAACTGAAACATTATTCATGCATGGTGGACCTTTTAGGTAGAGCTGGCCTCTTGGATGAGGCAGAAGAGCTGGTGAAGGCTATGCCTATGGAACCCGATGCAGTGGTGTGGGGTGCACTGTTTTTTGCATGTAGGATTCATGGAAATGTTGCCATGGGTGAAAGGGCAGCCTTGCGGCTCCTTGAGTTGGACCCACATGATAGTGGAATATATGTGTTGCTGGCAAACATGTATGTAGAGGCAAACATGAGGGATGAGGCTGATAAGGTGAGGGTGCTGATGAGGAAGATGGGAGTAGAGAAGACTCCTGGCTGTAGCTCGATTGAAGTGAATGGCATGGTTCATGAATTTATTGCGAGAGATAAATTTCACCCAGAGTGTAAGGAGATATACAAGTGTTTGTTGCAGCTTGGAAGGCAAATGGAACACCATGGAAGGATACCTAGCACATCTTAA